ATTGCTAGAGCATTATTAAAAGATAGTAAAATAATACTAGCAGATGAACCTACTGGTTCTCTAGATTTAAAAAATAGAAATGAAGTTATAAGATTACTACGAGACGAAGTAGATATAGCAGGTAAAACAGTCATAATTGTAACTCACGACCCGTACATTAAAGAACAAAGCGATTTGGTTATCAATATTTAAGAATTTCCCTATCAATAAATCCGCAGCAACAAAATAAAAACATGGCTAGCAGTTTGCTTAGCCGTTTTTATTTTGTTGCTGCGAACCGAGGGGGTTAAGGGTGGAGCTTTGCTCCCCCTTACAAGCACCACAATAGTCACAAAGTGGCTAGCTTGTGGGTTGCTTGCCAAGCCTTTATTATCATTTTAGCATTGAAGGGTCGAGCTTGAGCGTCGACACGAAAAATGTTAAAATGATAATATGAACGGAACTTTCATGGAAAGGCGGGTTTTATGAGCGAACTATCAAATATGGCTAGCAATAAAAAGGCAGAACCAAATCGGAAAGCACCCAAACAAATAAGTTTCAGAGTGAGCGAATCGGAATATTTAAATCTTGAGCGCTCAGCGAAAGTTTTAAATATTTCGGTGCCGGCTTTTGTCAAAAAGAAGGCACAAGGCGCTCGTGTGGTTGCACCTAAAATTAATCCAGACGATTCAAAAGAGATCGCTCGCCAGTTGGCAGCACTCGGTAATAACGTAAATCAAATCGCAAAAAG
This genomic window from Lactococcus sp. S-13 contains:
- a CDS encoding plasmid mobilization protein, with the translated sequence MSELSNMASNKKAEPNRKAPKQISFRVSESEYLNLERSAKVLNISVPAFVKKKAQGARVVAPKINPDDSKEIARQLAALGNNVNQIAKRLNQIEFADTNTQELISADLTRTLNGLGEIWRQLT